A DNA window from Acidimicrobiia bacterium contains the following coding sequences:
- a CDS encoding malate dehydrogenase gives MAATPVHVTVSGASGNVSYALLTRIASGQLLGHDQPVVLRLLDIEPAMGALEGVVMELEDGAHPLLAGIEATSDPKHAFAGASWVLLVGSIPRKEGMERGDLLKINGGIFGPYGAAINEHAASDVRVLVVGNPCNTNCLIARSHAPDIPASRWFAMTRLDENRARTQLAKKAGVHHAEVTNMAIWGNHSATQFPDFVHARIGGRPVPEVITDRAWLEGEFIETIQKRGAAIIAKRGQSSATSAAQAIIDSVNSIHMPTPADDFHSLVVMSSGEYGVPEGLQFGFPVRSDGTSWLVVEGIEHDDFAKSKIDATIAELVEERDEVRDLLGS, from the coding sequence ATGGCAGCTACTCCGGTCCACGTCACCGTCAGCGGCGCGAGCGGCAACGTCAGCTACGCGCTGCTCACTCGCATCGCGAGCGGCCAACTCCTCGGGCACGACCAACCAGTGGTGCTCCGTCTGCTCGACATCGAGCCCGCGATGGGCGCGCTCGAGGGAGTGGTGATGGAGCTCGAGGACGGCGCGCATCCACTGCTCGCCGGGATCGAGGCCACCTCCGACCCGAAGCACGCGTTCGCCGGTGCGTCGTGGGTGCTGCTCGTCGGCTCCATCCCGCGCAAGGAGGGCATGGAGCGCGGCGACCTCCTCAAGATCAACGGCGGCATCTTCGGGCCGTACGGCGCGGCGATCAACGAGCACGCGGCGAGCGACGTGCGGGTCCTGGTTGTCGGCAATCCGTGCAACACGAACTGTCTGATCGCCCGTTCGCACGCGCCCGATATCCCGGCCAGCCGCTGGTTCGCGATGACGCGGCTCGATGAGAACCGGGCGCGCACGCAACTCGCGAAGAAGGCCGGCGTGCACCACGCCGAGGTGACGAACATGGCTATCTGGGGCAACCACTCCGCCACGCAGTTCCCCGACTTCGTGCACGCGCGGATCGGCGGCCGCCCGGTGCCCGAGGTAATCACCGATCGTGCGTGGCTCGAAGGCGAGTTCATCGAGACGATCCAGAAGCGCGGCGCCGCGATCATCGCCAAGCGCGGCCAGTCGTCGGCGACCTCGGCGGCGCAGGCGATCATCGACTCGGTGAACAGCATCCACATGCCCACGCCCGCCGACGACTTCCACTCGCTTGTCGTGATGAGCTCGGGTGAGTACGGGGTTCCCGAGGGTCTGCAATTCGGCTTCCCCGTGCGAAGCGATGGCACGTCTTGGTTGGTCGTGGAAGGCATCGAGCACGACGACTTCGCGAAGTCGAAGATCGATGCCACGATCGCGGAGCTCGTCGAGGAGCGCGACGAAGTCCGCGACCTGCTCGGGAGCTGA
- a CDS encoding J domain-containing protein produces the protein MPTRRVALDDGYLPTSGSAFGGALLGAVIAEHVPGLDEEQLDALSRLADAARDGLTVPRIALRYRLQTDTHGLDLSRHRIISADVEAGSPRPVLELDRHGPPAPQVIGALMASAALPPSGRRVAFRFVDAAVARPGFLPEGLEVRRMFEGLPGLRPFPPGARAPVSGTADEWRGVPSERRWAMEVLGLRSGMLVERDDVQKRFRRLVRLAHPDHGAGSAGAAERIAELADARELLLGLADSADARPAG, from the coding sequence ATGCCCACGCGACGCGTGGCGCTCGACGACGGCTACCTGCCCACGAGCGGTTCGGCGTTCGGCGGCGCGCTGCTCGGCGCGGTGATCGCCGAGCACGTACCGGGGCTCGACGAAGAGCAGTTGGACGCGTTGAGTCGACTCGCCGACGCCGCACGTGACGGCCTCACGGTGCCGCGCATCGCGTTGCGCTACCGGCTCCAGACCGACACGCACGGCCTCGATCTCTCGCGACACCGGATCATCAGCGCCGACGTCGAAGCCGGCTCCCCGCGCCCGGTCCTCGAGCTCGACCGGCACGGTCCACCGGCGCCGCAGGTGATCGGCGCGCTGATGGCGTCGGCCGCCCTGCCACCGTCGGGCCGCCGCGTCGCGTTCCGCTTCGTCGACGCCGCGGTCGCGCGCCCCGGGTTCCTCCCCGAGGGCCTCGAGGTGCGGCGCATGTTCGAGGGCCTGCCCGGGCTGCGGCCGTTCCCGCCCGGTGCGCGGGCGCCGGTTTCGGGCACCGCCGACGAGTGGCGCGGGGTGCCGTCGGAGCGGCGTTGGGCGATGGAGGTGCTGGGTCTGCGTTCGGGCATGCTCGTCGAGCGCGACGACGTGCAGAAGCGGTTCCGCCGCCTCGTGCGCCTCGCACATCCCGACCACGGCGCCGGGAGCGCGGGTGCCGCGGAGCGCATCGCCGAGCTCGCCGACGCGCGCGAGTTGCTGCTCGGCCTCGCCGACTCGGCGGACGCGCGACCGGCGGGATAG